The following proteins are co-located in the Argopecten irradians isolate NY chromosome 9, Ai_NY, whole genome shotgun sequence genome:
- the LOC138331551 gene encoding platelet-activating factor acetylhydrolase IB subunit beta-like codes for MVLSQRQREELNRAIADYLSSNGYISALGEFQKEASMQGEIDKKYAGLLEKKWTSVIRLQKKVMDLEAKLSEAEKEFNSGGPTRDRRSPAEWIPRPPEKYTLSGHRSPVTRVIFHPKFSIMVSASEDATMKLWDYETGDYERTLKGHTDSVQDVAFDQAGKSLVSCSADMTIKLWDFTGSYECLKTMHGHDHNVSSVTFMPSGDHIISCSRDKTIKMWEVSTGYCVKTYTGHREWVRMARVYHDGSLIASCSNDQTVRVWVTATKECKAELREHEHVVECIAWAPESAHPAICEASGVDAKKTGRSGPYLASGSRDKTIKIWDISTGLCLFTLVGHDNWVRGILFHIGGKYILSASDDKSLRIWDIKNKRNQKSLDAHQHFVTSLDMHKTAPYVITGSVDQTVKVWECR; via the exons ATGGTTTTATCTCAAAGACAAAGAGAAGAACT AAATCGTGCAATAGCTGACTACCTTAGTTCTAATGGATACATTAGTGCTCTGGGAGAATTCCAGAAAGAGGCCTCCATG CAAGGAGAAATTGACAAGAAATATGCAGGCCTATTAGAAAAGAAATGGACATCTGTCATCAGGCTTCAGAAAAAG GTCATGGACCTTGAAGCCAAACTCTCGGAGGCAGAAAAAGAATTCAACTCTGGAGGGCCCACCCGCGACCGTCGAAGTCCTGCAGAGTGGATTCCCCGCCCTCCAGAGAAATACACCCTCAGTGGACACCGGAGTCCCGTCACACGGGTTATATTTCACCCCAAATTTAGTATAATGGTTTCAGCTAGTGAAGATGCTACTATGAAG ttATGGGATTACGAGACTGGCGACTATGAGAGGACCTTAAAAGGACACACAGACTCTGTACAGGATGTAGCCTTCGATCAGGCAGGCAAATCACTTG tttcgTGTTCAGCTGATATGACTATAAAACTGTGGGACTTTACAGGATCATACGAATGTTTGAAGACCATGCATG GTCATGACCACAACGTTTCGAGTGTGACTTTCATGCCAAGTGGGGATCATATTATTTCGTGTTCACGTGACAAGACTATCAAGATGTGGGAGGTTTCCACTGG GTACTGTGTGAAGACTTACACCGGCCACCGAGAGTGGGTACGTATGGCCAGGGTGTACCACGACGGCTCCCTCATCGCCAGCTGTTCTAACGACCAGACAGTTCGTGTCTGGGTAACTGCTACCAAGGAGTGTAAGGCCGAACTGAGGGAGCATGAACACGTCGTCGAGTGTATCGCCTGGGCTCCCGAGTCCGCACATCCCGCCATTTGTGAGGCCAGCGGTGTTGAT GCGAAGAAAACTGGCCGAAGTGGCCCATACCTGGCCTCTGGGTCACGTGACAAGACCATAAAGATTTGGGACATCAGCACAGGACTCTGTCTCTTTACTCTG GTTGGACATGACAACTGGGTTAGAGGTATCTTGTTCCATATAGGAGGCAAATATATCCTCAGTGCATCAGATGACAAGAGCCTGAGGATCTGggatatcaaaaacaaaaggaACCAGAAGAGTCTAGACGCCCATCAACACTTTGTAACGTCTCTAG ACATGCATAAGACAGCACCCTACGTAATAACTGGCTCTGTGGACCAGACCGTCAAAGTTTGGGAATGCCGTTAA